One Desulfolucanica intricata genomic region harbors:
- the cbiD gene encoding cobalt-precorrin-5B (C(1))-methyltransferase CbiD — MNELRKKQLRSGITTGASAAAAARAAVLYLYKKQNLKKITVYNPSGLAIDVPVKAQQLIDNNTAAATVIKDGGDDPDVTHGLQIVVEVQRSGTEIIIKGGTGVGTVTRPGLQIPVGEPAINPVPREMIKAAVTDLLPPGQGLIITVSVPNGEKVAHKTLNPRLGIIGGISILGTTGIVRPMSEEAFKNSLVPLIQMALAHNYKHITLTPGRMGVRFAVDKYGLPEEAVVEMSNFVGFMLEACVEKGIEQVMLMGHHGKIIKIAAGIFHTHSRVADGRLETLAAYAGLAGADQKTIAAVLNSNTAEAAVQVLEDEGIRDQVFFQLAQRASRRAEDYVRGKLKVGTVLLSMDGNILGLDNQAKVIGRKLGWKYLC; from the coding sequence TTGAACGAATTAAGAAAAAAACAACTTCGTTCCGGTATAACTACAGGAGCCTCAGCTGCAGCGGCAGCAAGAGCGGCGGTACTGTATCTATACAAAAAACAAAACTTAAAAAAGATAACGGTCTATAACCCTTCCGGTTTAGCCATAGATGTTCCTGTAAAAGCACAGCAGCTAATCGATAACAATACTGCTGCAGCCACTGTGATTAAAGATGGAGGGGATGATCCGGATGTTACACACGGTCTTCAAATTGTTGTTGAGGTTCAAAGAAGCGGCACCGAAATAATAATCAAAGGAGGTACCGGTGTCGGCACGGTAACCCGCCCCGGATTACAAATTCCAGTAGGTGAACCGGCTATAAACCCGGTACCCCGTGAGATGATAAAAGCCGCCGTGACTGATTTATTACCTCCCGGACAGGGCCTTATCATCACTGTCAGTGTTCCTAACGGAGAAAAAGTTGCCCACAAAACTCTCAACCCGAGACTTGGTATTATAGGGGGAATTTCGATCCTGGGCACTACAGGGATTGTCCGCCCCATGTCTGAAGAAGCTTTTAAAAATTCACTTGTTCCACTAATTCAAATGGCACTTGCCCATAACTATAAGCATATTACTTTAACCCCCGGGCGTATGGGTGTCAGATTTGCTGTAGACAAATATGGACTTCCTGAAGAAGCTGTGGTGGAAATGAGTAACTTTGTTGGTTTTATGCTTGAAGCTTGTGTGGAAAAGGGAATTGAACAAGTTATGCTAATGGGCCACCATGGTAAAATCATAAAAATAGCTGCCGGTATTTTTCATACACACAGCAGGGTAGCTGACGGGCGATTGGAAACTCTGGCTGCTTATGCCGGTCTGGCCGGAGCAGATCAAAAAACTATTGCTGCTGTCTTAAACTCAAATACAGCGGAAGCAGCTGTGCAGGTATTGGAAGATGAAGGCATACGGGATCAAGTATTTTTTCAACTGGCACAGCGGGCCAGCCGGCGAGCAGAAGATTACGTGCGTGGAAAACTTAAAGTTGGTACGGTCTTATTAAGTATGGACGGTAATATTTTAGGCCTGGACAATCAAGCCAAAGTTATAGGCAGAAAGCTGGGGTGGAAATATCTATGCTAA
- a CDS encoding ATP-binding protein: MNSNCNFCHGRGIIFESNLAVPCSCMQQKAILNRFKQSRLPKRMQNHTFENFNLSFYSRNCLDPVKKISYYESAQIALQAAKDFSASFKKNKNSDGLLFTGQVGSGKTFLACCIANYLLKENETVLFAVVPDLLDQIRSTYDSSRHIEYTEKDLVDTAREVPLLILDDLGAHNYTDWTKNKLYSILNYRLNYCLPTIITTNISLEELEEYLGERSTSRIFQMCRPYRLLVDMDIRIVLRQK; encoded by the coding sequence GTGAATAGTAACTGTAATTTTTGCCACGGTCGTGGTATTATTTTTGAGAGTAACTTAGCCGTTCCTTGTAGCTGTATGCAACAAAAAGCTATATTAAATCGTTTTAAACAATCCAGACTGCCGAAAAGAATGCAAAATCACACTTTTGAAAATTTCAATCTTAGTTTTTATTCCCGCAACTGTCTTGATCCGGTAAAAAAGATATCTTATTATGAATCAGCTCAAATTGCCTTACAGGCCGCTAAAGATTTTTCAGCAAGTTTTAAAAAAAATAAAAATTCTGATGGATTACTTTTCACAGGACAAGTAGGTAGCGGTAAAACTTTTTTGGCTTGTTGTATAGCCAACTACTTACTTAAAGAAAACGAAACAGTCCTGTTTGCAGTTGTACCCGACCTTTTAGATCAAATAAGATCAACCTATGATAGCTCACGGCATATAGAATATACCGAAAAAGACCTGGTCGATACTGCCCGGGAGGTACCACTGCTTATTCTGGATGACTTAGGTGCCCATAATTATACCGACTGGACAAAAAACAAGTTATATTCTATTTTAAACTACCGTTTAAATTACTGCTTACCCACAATCATAACGACTAACATTAGCTTAGAAGAGCTTGAGGAGTACCTGGGTGAGCGCTCAACCTCCCGAATTTTTCAAATGTGCCGCCCCTATCGGTTACTTGTTGATATGGATATCCGCATTGTTTTACGACAAAAATAG
- a CDS encoding DnaD domain-containing protein — protein MVRDRKALKRYREGNVTSAFGTDLMMQGFTSIPNLLLKHYKYMGISDMEMLLLIQLLRLRFDEKDLFPTPETLSNYVQSDIPEIEHNLANLIEKGILAITKYYDENQDMILPGYDFEPLFEAVSEIWACAKVKELEKTQKILEEQEQQLTPRLTTINKKQSQSQEIAELYKTFENEFGRPLSPMEIEQIQNWSLEIDNQLVREALRRAVLMGKHNFKYIDSIILEWQKNNLRTIEAINDYDRNFQRRRNTKNVRTTEPAGQNNDAKKKALIKTLYMS, from the coding sequence ATGGTTCGAGACAGAAAAGCTTTAAAAAGATACCGTGAAGGTAACGTTACCTCGGCTTTTGGTACGGATTTAATGATGCAAGGTTTTACAAGTATCCCGAATCTTCTTTTAAAACACTATAAGTATATGGGTATTTCCGATATGGAAATGCTTCTTTTAATTCAACTATTACGTTTAAGATTTGATGAAAAGGACTTATTTCCCACCCCGGAGACATTGTCTAATTATGTTCAGAGTGATATTCCCGAAATTGAGCACAATTTAGCCAATTTAATTGAAAAAGGTATCTTAGCTATTACTAAATATTATGATGAAAACCAGGATATGATCCTACCGGGATATGACTTTGAGCCCTTATTTGAAGCTGTTTCTGAAATATGGGCTTGTGCGAAGGTAAAAGAACTGGAGAAAACCCAAAAAATATTGGAGGAACAAGAGCAGCAGTTAACACCCCGGTTAACAACTATTAATAAGAAGCAAAGTCAAAGTCAAGAAATAGCAGAACTTTATAAAACTTTTGAAAATGAATTTGGTCGCCCCCTTTCTCCTATGGAAATAGAACAAATACAAAATTGGTCTTTAGAAATAGATAATCAACTGGTTCGTGAAGCACTAAGGCGTGCTGTTTTAATGGGAAAACATAATTTTAAATACATAGACAGTATAATCTTGGAGTGGCAAAAAAATAACTTAAGAACAATAGAAGCAATAAATGATTACGACAGGAATTTCCAACGCCGGCGCAATACTAAAAATGTTCGTACCACTGAGCCTGCCGGACAAAATAATGACGCTAAGAAGAAAGCACTTATTAAAACGCTTTATATGAGTTAA
- a CDS encoding YbjQ family protein: MLLTTTQYIEGKPINKYHGIVTGEAIMGANVVRDIFASITDIVGGRSGAYESKLAHARKIAIEEMSNQARHLGANAIVGIDLDYEVIREGMLMVTASGTAVSID; this comes from the coding sequence ATGCTTTTAACAACAACACAGTATATTGAGGGTAAACCTATTAATAAATACCATGGTATAGTTACCGGAGAGGCTATTATGGGAGCCAACGTTGTTCGGGATATCTTTGCCAGTATTACTGATATAGTTGGTGGTCGTTCCGGAGCCTATGAATCAAAATTGGCTCATGCCAGGAAAATTGCTATTGAGGAAATGTCTAATCAGGCTCGCCACCTGGGAGCAAATGCAATAGTAGGTATTGATCTAGACTATGAGGTAATAAGAGAAGGTATGCTTATGGTAACAGCGAGCGGTACAGCTGTTAGCATTGATTAG
- the gap gene encoding type I glyceraldehyde-3-phosphate dehydrogenase produces MTVKVGINGFGRIGRNVFRAALNNKEVEIVAVNDLTDAKTLAHLLKYDSVHGILNANVKATDSGFSVNGKEIKVLAEKDPAALPWGELGVQIVVESTGRFTKGEDASKHLQAGAKKVIISAPGKEVDATIVMGVNQEHYDPAKHNIVSNASCTTNCLAPVAKVINNVFGIEKGLMTTVHSYTNDQQILDLPHKDLRRARAAGQSIIPTTTGAAKAVALVIPELDGKLNGFAMRVPTPNVSIVDIVAEVKKKASIEDVNKALKEASEGELKGILAYSEAPLVSKDYNGDPHSSIVDALSTLVIGENMIKVLSWYDNEWAYSCRVLDLLIYMDKREKGAVSEITWTGITNSDVYESV; encoded by the coding sequence ATGACAGTAAAAGTCGGTATAAACGGTTTCGGACGTATTGGCCGTAATGTTTTTCGTGCCGCTCTAAATAATAAGGAAGTAGAAATAGTTGCGGTTAATGACTTAACTGATGCTAAAACTCTGGCTCACTTGCTAAAGTATGATTCAGTACATGGAATATTAAATGCTAATGTTAAGGCAACAGACAGTGGTTTTAGTGTTAACGGTAAGGAAATTAAAGTACTGGCTGAAAAAGATCCGGCAGCTCTTCCCTGGGGTGAGCTGGGAGTACAAATTGTTGTAGAATCTACCGGTCGATTCACCAAGGGTGAAGATGCTTCTAAACACCTGCAGGCCGGGGCTAAAAAAGTAATAATCAGTGCACCTGGAAAAGAAGTCGATGCAACAATAGTTATGGGAGTAAATCAGGAGCATTATGATCCTGCAAAACATAATATTGTGTCGAATGCTTCATGTACTACTAATTGTCTTGCACCTGTAGCCAAGGTAATAAATAATGTTTTTGGGATTGAAAAGGGGTTAATGACTACTGTACACTCATATACGAATGACCAGCAGATTTTAGATTTACCGCATAAGGACCTAAGACGTGCCCGTGCTGCCGGACAATCAATTATTCCAACCACTACAGGTGCTGCTAAAGCTGTAGCACTGGTGATACCTGAGCTGGATGGTAAACTAAACGGCTTTGCTATGCGTGTACCTACTCCTAATGTATCAATAGTAGATATTGTGGCTGAAGTTAAGAAAAAAGCTAGTATAGAAGATGTAAATAAAGCATTAAAAGAGGCTTCAGAAGGTGAGCTTAAAGGAATATTAGCCTATAGCGAAGCTCCATTGGTTTCTAAAGATTATAATGGTGATCCGCATTCCTCTATTGTAGATGCACTGTCAACATTAGTAATCGGAGAAAATATGATTAAGGTACTTTCATGGTATGACAATGAATGGGCATATTCCTGCCGGGTTTTGGATTTATTGATATATATGGACAAGAGGGAAAAAGGTGCAGTATCTGAAATTACTTGGACAGGCATAACAAATAGTGATGTCTATGAAAGTGTATAG
- a CDS encoding YueI family protein, translating to MMSQDNNDLIHKEALHEWVQKDKLINTAAVSLNGPPEIKKEEKMRFLGEFQERVIKALTKEQVSEKDIFPEIIKAMESEKADKLIINGSLRHEDYHKYEELGKNLNIKTTINHDPGFIGNVGLVVVSNEAVNEENIFIDRKNPIANNSHTNSTADKNMQHNHLLQERSLFCIIKDIINALLSNKNKI from the coding sequence ATGATGTCACAAGATAATAATGATCTAATACATAAAGAGGCTTTACATGAGTGGGTACAAAAAGATAAATTAATAAATACTGCAGCCGTATCACTAAACGGCCCGCCGGAAATTAAGAAAGAAGAAAAAATGCGTTTTTTGGGCGAGTTTCAAGAAAGAGTAATAAAGGCTTTAACAAAAGAACAAGTTAGCGAAAAAGATATTTTTCCGGAAATTATAAAGGCAATGGAATCTGAAAAAGCAGATAAGCTTATAATCAACGGCTCGTTAAGACATGAAGATTACCATAAATATGAAGAGCTCGGGAAAAATTTAAATATTAAGACTACTATTAATCATGATCCGGGGTTTATAGGTAATGTTGGCCTAGTTGTTGTTAGCAATGAAGCAGTTAATGAAGAGAATATATTTATTGACCGTAAAAATCCAATAGCAAATAACTCACATACAAATTCTACCGCTGATAAAAATATGCAGCACAATCACCTATTACAAGAAAGATCTTTATTTTGTATAATCAAGGATATAATCAATGCTTTATTAAGTAATAAAAATAAGATTTAG
- a CDS encoding methylenetetrahydrofolate reductase — protein sequence MPKSNLERLLNQGEFTVTAEIGPPKSADPEIIHEHAKMLKGYVDAANLTDCQTAIVRISSIASAYHCMAEGFEPIIQMTCRDRNRIAMQADILGAYSMGIRNILCLSGDHQKFGNHPTAKNVHDIDSIQLINMCKRMRDDEEFACGEKFKSGAPKDLFIGCAANPFADPFEWRVMRLEKKINAGAQFVQTQCIFDMERFAKFMEMYCERGLHERAKLTAGVTPIKALGAAKYMAKNVAGMIVPDSLIERLEKANKEGGKDAVREEGVNICVEQIKQLKEMKGVAGIHIMAIAWEDIVPSLVERAGLLPRPAVKE from the coding sequence ATGCCTAAGAGTAATTTAGAAAGACTTTTAAATCAAGGTGAATTCACAGTCACGGCTGAAATAGGCCCTCCGAAAAGTGCTGATCCTGAAATAATTCATGAACATGCTAAAATGTTAAAAGGCTATGTTGATGCTGCTAACCTGACCGATTGTCAGACAGCTATTGTTCGTATATCCAGTATTGCATCAGCTTACCATTGTATGGCGGAAGGTTTTGAACCAATTATTCAGATGACCTGCAGGGATCGTAATCGTATCGCCATGCAAGCTGATATACTTGGTGCCTATAGTATGGGCATTAGAAACATTCTATGCCTTTCCGGTGACCACCAAAAGTTTGGTAATCATCCCACTGCCAAAAACGTACATGACATAGATTCTATTCAGTTAATTAATATGTGCAAGAGAATGCGCGATGATGAAGAATTTGCTTGCGGAGAAAAATTTAAGTCCGGTGCACCTAAGGACTTATTCATAGGTTGTGCTGCTAACCCGTTTGCAGATCCTTTTGAGTGGCGTGTAATGCGTCTCGAGAAAAAAATCAACGCGGGTGCACAATTTGTACAAACCCAGTGCATCTTTGATATGGAGCGCTTTGCTAAGTTTATGGAAATGTATTGTGAGCGCGGATTACACGAAAGAGCTAAACTAACAGCTGGTGTTACACCTATTAAGGCTCTCGGTGCTGCTAAATATATGGCTAAGAATGTAGCCGGTATGATTGTACCTGACTCATTGATTGAAAGACTGGAAAAAGCTAATAAAGAAGGCGGAAAAGACGCTGTTAGAGAAGAAGGCGTAAATATTTGTGTTGAACAAATTAAACAGCTTAAGGAAATGAAAGGTGTTGCCGGCATTCACATTATGGCTATTGCCTGGGAAGACATCGTTCCCAGTCTGGTTGAAAGAGCCGGTTTATTACCGAGGCCTGCAGTTAAAGAATAA
- a CDS encoding methylenetetrahydrofolate reductase C-terminal domain-containing protein — MIVTEQKPMEFIEELIKDCKKVLFLGCSGCVTVCLAGGEKETDLLATSLRMKREIEGNPLETVTYTCTRQCDPEYVDGIANLVEDVDAIVSLACGVGVQFVAEKYNTKWVVPAQNTKFAGGAVEHGVWEERCGLCGDCVLHKTGGICPIIRCSKSILNGPCGGSQYGKCEVSKDTDCAWHLIVEHMKELGKLDMLLEIQPPKDWSASRDGGPRKVVREDVKIDA; from the coding sequence ATGATCGTTACTGAACAAAAGCCTATGGAATTTATAGAAGAACTTATTAAAGATTGTAAAAAGGTATTATTCCTGGGTTGTTCCGGTTGTGTTACTGTCTGTCTGGCCGGAGGTGAAAAAGAAACTGATCTTCTTGCCACATCATTACGGATGAAACGTGAAATTGAGGGGAATCCGCTGGAAACTGTTACTTATACTTGTACTCGACAATGTGATCCCGAATATGTAGATGGCATTGCAAATTTAGTTGAAGATGTTGATGCTATTGTATCCCTGGCTTGTGGTGTAGGCGTACAGTTTGTTGCAGAGAAATATAATACTAAGTGGGTTGTACCTGCTCAAAATACTAAATTTGCCGGTGGTGCCGTAGAACACGGAGTATGGGAAGAGCGCTGCGGTTTATGTGGCGACTGTGTACTCCACAAAACCGGTGGTATTTGCCCGATTATTCGCTGCTCTAAGAGTATTTTAAACGGTCCTTGCGGCGGATCACAGTATGGTAAATGTGAAGTTAGTAAGGATACAGATTGTGCTTGGCATTTAATTGTTGAACACATGAAAGAACTCGGGAAATTGGACATGTTATTAGAAATTCAGCCGCCCAAGGACTGGTCTGCGTCCCGTGATGGCGGGCCACGTAAAGTGGTTAGGGAGGATGTGAAAATAGATGCCTAA
- a CDS encoding hydrogenase iron-sulfur subunit — MGDFEPKIIAFCCHYCAYSAADLAGSMRLQYSDNIRVVEMPCSGKTDQFVLLRALEEGADGVYVAGCMEGDCHFLKGNFRAKKRVNHLKKILDQIGLGGERVEMYNLSAAMGPRFKEIADEFTERIRNLGPSPLNKSAQKGSKGGDVA, encoded by the coding sequence ATGGGAGATTTTGAACCTAAAATTATTGCTTTCTGCTGTCACTATTGTGCTTATTCCGCAGCAGACCTAGCCGGTTCAATGAGGTTACAGTACTCCGACAACATTAGAGTCGTTGAAATGCCTTGCTCGGGTAAAACTGATCAATTTGTACTCCTTAGGGCCTTAGAAGAAGGTGCGGACGGAGTATATGTTGCAGGATGCATGGAAGGCGACTGCCACTTCTTAAAGGGCAATTTCAGAGCCAAGAAGAGAGTTAATCATTTGAAGAAAATTTTAGATCAGATCGGTCTTGGCGGTGAGAGGGTTGAGATGTACAACCTCTCAGCCGCCATGGGTCCTCGTTTTAAAGAAATCGCAGATGAGTTTACCGAACGCATCAGAAATCTGGGGCCAAGCCCCTTAAATAAATCTGCCCAAAAAGGCTCCAAAGGAGGTGACGTGGCATGA
- a CDS encoding FAD-dependent oxidoreductase, producing MSINKTGAAMILGAGIAGIRASLDLAESGYHVYLLDHSSAIGGTMPMLDKTFPTHNCSICALSPKSLDCGCKMTEIGKHPNITVITNANLTSLSGEPGNFTATVTKQTRFINQEKCTNCGACIEVCPVELPNEFNQNLDMRKAIYRNYPQAKPCLDIQEQCADCKKCLNVCQEQAINFNMSDELLEIEIGSIILSSGFELFDPTDLKYYGYGKYPNVLTSLEYERLLSPAGPTGGELIKPSNNKAAQKVAWIQCVGSRNVRINKGYCSSICCMFAIKEAVMTKELTNNQTDTVIFAMDIRTHGKGFETYFQKAEKEHNVRFIRSRIFGIEQIDNIEQNLRIRYASEDGHIYYEDFDIVVLSTGLKPAKEFNKLADKLGIELNNYSFCKVSDFSGVGTSKPGIFTAGTASGPKDIPETLIQASAAACEAAKVLASKQKAIVKPDNFTPAKVVTNEDEPRLGVFICSCGDSIGGTVNIPQVLDYVSKFPGVKITQEINYGCSCTGQFQIINAIKDFNLNRIVVGACNTRKHQHSFYLALQKAGLNKHLLEIVNIREHCSLVHQAYPENATEKAIDLLKMSCAKVTIKKPIQSVKIPMNHTALVIGGGIAGMTNALSLAEMGYKVHLIEKSEKLGGNALRIKKGFWNEDVEYYLNSLVAKLSQNSHITVHYKTEVAAVSGSVGNFTTTLSSGRQIAHGIVTIATGGEEYRPNEYFYGQDARVMTQLELENLMVGSKQQINDARNIVFIQCVGSREPGRNYCSKICCTKSIKMALDIKAQNPVANVFILYRDIRTYGFMEDLYTEARSKGIIFIRYSDNNRPVVERGNANTLKVKVSDHILGEQIEIYSDIICLATAKTAPKSNHHIARIFNLPLDENKFFLEENIKLFPVEFDAEGIFLCGLAHGPKSIEESITQAKAAASRASVILSRDFLESEIIYAEVNPEKCAACLTCVRMCPHGAPQIIDKAAWINPLQCQGCGICAGECPNKAIELQGYKDNMMLAMVKGLFTEVH from the coding sequence ATGAGTATTAATAAAACTGGAGCCGCTATGATTTTAGGTGCAGGTATTGCCGGGATTAGAGCATCGTTAGATTTAGCAGAATCCGGTTATCATGTCTACTTATTGGATCATTCTTCTGCTATTGGCGGTACTATGCCTATGTTGGATAAAACATTTCCCACTCATAACTGCTCCATTTGCGCATTGTCCCCCAAATCTTTGGACTGCGGCTGCAAAATGACTGAGATAGGTAAGCATCCTAATATCACTGTAATTACTAATGCAAATTTAACTTCACTAAGTGGGGAACCAGGTAATTTTACAGCTACAGTCACAAAACAAACCAGGTTTATTAATCAAGAGAAATGTACTAACTGCGGAGCCTGTATCGAAGTATGTCCGGTAGAACTGCCAAATGAATTTAATCAAAATTTAGATATGCGTAAAGCAATTTACAGGAATTATCCGCAAGCAAAGCCTTGTTTGGACATTCAGGAACAATGTGCTGATTGTAAGAAATGTTTAAATGTTTGTCAAGAACAGGCAATTAACTTCAATATGTCCGATGAACTGCTAGAGATAGAAATAGGTTCTATTATACTTAGCTCAGGCTTTGAACTTTTTGATCCCACAGATTTGAAATACTACGGTTATGGTAAATATCCTAATGTTTTAACCAGTCTTGAATATGAAAGACTTTTAAGTCCGGCTGGTCCTACAGGTGGAGAACTGATTAAACCATCTAATAATAAGGCAGCACAAAAAGTTGCCTGGATTCAATGTGTTGGCTCAAGAAATGTACGGATTAATAAAGGCTACTGCTCATCAATATGCTGTATGTTTGCAATTAAAGAAGCAGTAATGACTAAAGAATTAACTAACAATCAAACAGACACAGTTATTTTTGCAATGGACATAAGAACACATGGTAAAGGATTCGAAACATATTTTCAAAAGGCTGAGAAAGAACATAATGTTCGGTTTATAAGATCTAGAATTTTCGGAATTGAGCAAATTGACAATATAGAACAAAATTTGCGAATTAGATATGCAAGTGAGGATGGCCATATTTATTATGAAGATTTTGATATTGTAGTTCTGTCAACCGGTTTAAAGCCTGCTAAGGAATTTAACAAATTAGCAGATAAGCTGGGAATAGAACTAAACAATTACAGCTTTTGTAAGGTTTCCGATTTTTCAGGTGTTGGCACCTCAAAACCAGGAATATTTACTGCAGGTACTGCCAGTGGTCCCAAGGATATACCGGAAACACTTATTCAGGCCAGTGCAGCAGCCTGCGAAGCTGCAAAGGTATTAGCATCTAAACAAAAGGCTATTGTAAAACCGGATAATTTTACACCTGCTAAGGTTGTAACCAATGAAGATGAACCTCGCCTGGGTGTATTTATCTGCAGTTGCGGAGACAGTATCGGCGGTACTGTTAATATACCGCAGGTACTTGATTATGTTTCCAAGTTTCCCGGTGTTAAAATCACACAAGAAATTAACTATGGATGTTCCTGTACAGGACAGTTTCAAATAATAAACGCAATTAAAGACTTTAATCTTAACCGTATCGTTGTTGGAGCCTGTAACACCAGAAAGCATCAACATTCATTCTATTTGGCATTACAAAAGGCAGGATTAAACAAACATCTCCTTGAAATTGTAAATATCCGTGAGCACTGTTCTTTAGTTCACCAGGCTTATCCTGAAAATGCCACCGAAAAAGCTATAGATCTATTAAAAATGTCATGTGCTAAAGTTACCATAAAGAAACCAATTCAATCTGTTAAGATTCCAATGAATCATACTGCACTTGTAATCGGAGGCGGGATTGCCGGGATGACTAATGCCTTATCCCTGGCTGAAATGGGTTATAAAGTACATCTAATTGAAAAATCTGAAAAATTAGGTGGAAATGCTTTAAGAATAAAAAAAGGATTTTGGAATGAAGATGTTGAATATTATTTAAATTCATTAGTTGCAAAACTATCACAAAATTCTCATATTACTGTACACTATAAGACTGAGGTAGCGGCAGTTTCCGGATCAGTTGGAAATTTCACAACTACCCTGTCATCCGGACGACAAATTGCACACGGGATAGTTACAATTGCAACTGGTGGAGAAGAGTATAGACCAAATGAGTACTTTTATGGTCAAGACGCCAGGGTAATGACTCAATTGGAGCTTGAAAATTTAATGGTCGGCAGCAAGCAACAAATCAACGACGCCCGAAATATCGTGTTTATACAATGTGTAGGTTCCCGTGAACCAGGTCGCAATTACTGCAGTAAAATTTGCTGTACAAAATCAATAAAAATGGCACTAGACATAAAGGCTCAAAATCCCGTTGCTAATGTTTTTATCCTTTATCGTGATATCAGAACCTATGGTTTTATGGAAGACCTTTACACTGAAGCCAGGTCTAAAGGTATTATTTTTATTCGTTACTCAGATAACAACAGACCGGTTGTCGAGCGAGGAAATGCTAATACCCTTAAAGTAAAAGTTAGTGACCATATTTTGGGTGAACAAATTGAGATTTATTCTGATATAATATGTTTGGCAACTGCTAAAACAGCGCCGAAGAGTAATCATCACATTGCAAGAATATTTAACTTACCGTTAGATGAAAATAAATTTTTCTTAGAAGAAAACATAAAACTTTTTCCTGTAGAATTTGATGCAGAGGGAATATTCTTGTGCGGTTTAGCTCATGGACCAAAATCTATTGAAGAATCAATAACCCAAGCCAAGGCTGCTGCCAGTCGTGCTTCTGTAATTTTATCAAGGGACTTTCTGGAATCTGAAATTATATATGCTGAAGTTAATCCGGAAAAATGCGCAGCCTGTTTAACCTGTGTGCGTATGTGCCCACACGGTGCGCCTCAAATTATTGATAAAGCTGCCTGGATTAACCCATTACAATGTCAAGGATGCGGTATATGTGCTGGAGAATGTCCCAATAAGGCAATTGAGCTCCAAGGATATAAAGATAATATGATGTTAGCCATGGTCAAGGGTCTATTTACGGAGGTGCATTAA